In the Flavobacterium sp. 90 genome, GGTTGTAGAATTTATATTAGTTAGAACTTCCGGATTTTCCTGTGTTTTCGGTATTTCCGCCTTTAGTTACTTGCTTTACTAAATCCTGAAGTGTTTTTCCTTTGTCTGCACCAGAATTATGAATTCTTCTGTTGTACACATCTTGCCAGTCGATTAACGGATAAACGTTGTTTTCTTTGGCTTGCTCATCAAATACTTTTTTAAGCTCGGCTAATTTTTCAGGGTATTTTTTAGCAAGGTTGTTACGTTCGTTAAAGTCTTCGTTTAAGTTGTATAATTCCCAAACATCGGCATCAAAATTACTTGCAGCAGGTTTTTCATTTTTGCCCAAAGTATTTTTTAAGGCAAATGAATCCGGTAAATGTGCTGCTCCGGCTTTCCATCCATCTTTGTAGATTGCTCTGTTTCCAAAAATGTAGTAATACTGAACTTTGTGTAAAGATTCTGCTTTAGCATCATTTAATGAAGCATATAAAGACGATCCCTGAATAATATCCTGTTTCACAGATTTGATATATTCCGGAGCTTTGATTCCTGCAATGTCCAAAGTTGTTGGCAATAAATCTGTAACGTGGCTATATTGATTTCTGATTCCGCCTTTTTCTTTAATTCCTTTTGGATAAAAAACAATCAACGGATTGTGTGTTCCTCCTTCAGATTGTGCATCTTGTTTCCAGTTTTTGAAAGGTACATTTGTTGCTTGTGCCCATCCTAAAGGATAATTTGTATTTAAACCTTTTGCTGTACCAATTTCGTCGATATTAGCTAGGTTTTTCTTTAAGTTTTCATCGTCAGATGTTCCTTGAGAAAATAAACTTTGGTTAATAGTTCCTTCAGTAGTTCCTTCTTTACTGGCACCATTGTCTCCAATTGCCACGAAAATAACAGTGTTTTCTAATTGATTGGTTTCTTTTAGGTAATTCACAACTCTTCCAACTTCATAATCAGTATACGTCAGGAATCCTGCGTAAACTTCCATAAAACGAGCGTACACTTTTTTCTGATCCGGAGTTAGTTTTTTCCAGTCTGTGATCAACGGATTACGTTCCGGTAAAACTGCATTGGCAGGAATTACACCCAATTTCTTTTGGTTTGCAATAACTTCTTCGCGATAAGCATCCCAGCCTTTGTCAAATTTACCTCTGTACGGATCGCTCCATTTTGTAGCTACTTGATGAGGTGCATGCGCTGCTCCCGGTGCGTAGTACAAGAAGAATGGTTTTCCAGGTGCTGCTTTTTGTTGTTTTTGAATATAACTAATCGCTTTGTCTGTAATCAATTCGCTTAAGTGACGTCCGTCTGGCGTAATATGAACTTGATCTTCTACTAAATCAGGATTGTATTGATCTGTTTGAGAACCCAAGAATCCGTAGAAATGATCAAAACCTTTTCCGGTTGGCCATCTGTCAAACGGTCCCGCATCTGTAGCATCTTCGTCTGGAGTTACGCCATATTTACCAACGGCAAAAGTGTTGTATCCGTTTTCACGTAAAATCTCTGCAATTGTTCCTTTATCAGACGGAATTCTACCATCCCAACCCGGAAAACCTGCCGATAAAATAGTGTGTGAGAAACCGCTTTCGTGCACTCTTCCAGAATTTCTTCCGGTTAATAATGCCGCGCGGGTAGGAGCACAAATAGCAGTGGTGTGAAAGTTGGTATAACGCAAACCGTTATTTGCCAATTGGTCAAATGTTGGCGTTTGAATCAAACCTCCAAAAGCGCTTGAAGCCCCAAATCCTACATCATCCAATAAAATCCAGATTACGTTTGGTGCGCCTTGAGGAGCTTTTACCGGCTCTGGCCAATATTCTTTAGAATCGGCTAGGGTTTTACCAATTACGCCTTTGAATTCTTCTGGTTTTTCTTGTGCAAAGCCCAGTTGTGCAACTAGTAATGCAGTAATCAAAAGCCCATTTTTAGGACTTTTGATTCTTGAGTTGATTGTAAATTTTTTCATTATTTCTTTTTTTAATATTTATTAATCTATGGATTTAGTAGAGTTTTTGAGTAAATTTTTTTACTTGTTTGCTTTGGTCAATAATTCCTGAGCAGATTTTCCTTCGGTAGATGGCGTTTTATGTATTTTCCTCAGGTAAACATCCTGCCAGTCTATTAAAGGATATAAGTTATTTTTCTTAGCTTGCTGATCGAAGAGTTTTTTTAGTTCAGCTACTTTTTCAGGATATTTTTTAGCCAAATCTTTTCTTTCGTTAAAATCCTCGTTGATGTTGTACAATTCCCAAACATCTTTGTCAAAATCATTTGGCGGAAGATTTGTTTTATTATTCAACGCTTCTTTAACTTCAATTGAATTTGGATGATGCGCCGCGGCTGCTTTCCAACCGTCATTATAAATCGCTCTTGATCCAAAGATGTAATAATGTTGAATTTTATGTGCCGAAACAGATTTTGCATCATTCAAGGAATTGTAAAAAGAATATCCCTGAATGGTATCTTGCTTAACTTCTCTGATAGATTCTGGTGCTTTAACGCCCAAAATATCAAGAGTTGTTGGCAAAATATCAATTACGTGGCTGTATTGCGTTCTGATTCCCGGAGTTTTTATTCCTTTTGGGTAATAAACAATCAACGGATTGTGAGTTCCTCCTTCAGAATTGGCATCTTGTTTCCAGTATTTGAAAGGTGTATTAGTTGCTTGCGCCCAACCCAAAGGATAATTAGTGTATGTTTGAGGAGTTCCAATTTCTCCAATTCTGTTTAAGTTATTTTGGAATATTTTTTCTTCAGTATCACCATTTACGTAGGTTTGTCTGTCTACAGCTCCTTGTAAAGTTCCTTCTTTACTAGCTCCATTATCTCCAATTAAAACAAAAACTACGGTATTTTCCAGTTGATTGCTTTCTTTTAAATAATTAACCAATCTTCCAATTTCATAATCGGTATAAGTCAAATATCCGGCATAAACTTCCATGAATTTTGAATATACTTTCTTTTGATCCGGCGTTAGTTTTTTCCAATCTGCAATAAGCGAATTGCGTTCCGGTAAAACAGCATTGGCAGGAATAACGCCTAATTTCTTTTGGTTAGCCAATGTTTTTTCGCGGTAAGCGTCCCAGCCATCGTCAAATTTACCTTTATAAGGATCGCTCCATTTTTGAGCTACCTGATGAGGTGCATGAACGGCTGCCGGAGAATAATATAAAAAGAACGGTTTTCCCGGTGCTGCTTTTTGCTGTTTCTGAATATAACTAATCGCTTTATCGGTAATTTGTTCGCTAAGATGTCTTCCGTCAGGCGTAATATGAACTTGATCTTCGATTAAATCTGGTTTGTACTGATCTGTAGCAGAACCCAAAAATCCGTAGAAATGTTCAAATCCTTTTCCGGTTGGCCAATGATCAAATGGTCCTGCATCTGTTGCTTCCTCGTCAGGCGTTATTCCATATTTACCTACACCAAAAGTATTGTATCCTTTATCGCGTAAAATCTCTGCAATAGTTCCGTTTTTAGAAGGTAATCTTCCGTCCCAACCCGGAAATCCTGCCGACATAATTGTATGAGAAAATCCTCCAACATGCACTTTATGAGAATTACTTCCGGTCAATAAAGCGGAGCGGGTAGGAGCACAAATTGCCGTTGTATGAAAATTGGTATATCGCAATCCATTGTTGGCTAAACGCTCTAAAACCGGAGTTTCTATTTGACCTCCAAAAGCACTTGAAGCTCCATAACCTACATCATCCAGAATAATCCAAACCACATTTGGAGCACCTTTAGGAGCTGTAACGGGTTCCGGCCAATATTCTTTAGATTCGGCTAAGGTTTTACCAATAACTCCTTTAAATTCTTCTGGTTTTGTTTGCGCAAAACTCAATTGTACAAGAAGTAATGCAGTAATCAAAAGTCCTTTTTGCTGACTTTTGATTGTAATGTTATTTTTAAACTTTTTCATTAGATTAAATTTTTAGTTATTTAATTCGTAATCACTGTTTAATTCTGCTATTTTATTTTATTCCAATCTTCTACACCTACTTTTAGTGACCATTGTTGGTGTAATTCAATCAGGGATTCGAGCAGTTTGGGTTCTGATTTTGCTAGGTTTTTTGTTTCCGTTCTATCCGTAGCAAGATTGTATAATTCCCAAGGCCGATTGTTTTCGGCTACAGCCTTCCAATTGCCTTTTCTAACTGCTCTGCTGCCTTCATGTTCCCAAAACAAGGTTTCATGTGCATCAGAATGTTGTCCTTCAAATTCTTTTTTTAAGCTAATTCCTTCTAATGGTGTGAGACTTTTTCCTTGAAAAGAATCAGGATATTGGAAACCTGCATATTCCAAACAAGTTGGGAAAATATCAATGACATGACTTACTCGGTTACTTACTGTTCCAGCCTTTATATGCTTTGGATAATAAGCAATAAAAGGAGAAGCAATTCCGCCTTCGTGCGTGTTCTTTTTGAATAATTGAAAAGGCGTGTTACTCACATTTCCCCACGGACTTTCGTAACTATCAATTGATTCAACTGAACCTGGTGTTCCATTTTTTTGTGTCACATAATTCCAGTTTTTCACGTCATCGGCACTTCCTCCATTATCCGAAAGAAAGAGAACAATTGTATTATCTTCTTCTCCCAACGACTTTACTTTCTGCAGAATTTCTCCAATTCCGGCATCCATTCGGTCGATCATGGCAGCATAAATTGCCATTCGGGTGTCCCATTTATCTTTTTCTTCGATGCTTAGTTTTTCCCAATCCGGTACTTTTTCAAAACGACTGGATAAGTCCCAATTTTTATCAATGATTCCCAATTCTTTTAATTTCTTAAAACGGCTAGCTCTTAATTTATCCCAACCTTCCAAATATTTGCCTTTGTATTTTGCAATATCTTCCGGCAAAGCCTGAATTGGCCAATGTGGCGCATTATAAGCAACATATAGAAAAAAAGGTTTTTGTTGATTGCGTTGTTTTTCCAAAGAACTTATGGCGAAATTGGTAATTTCCTGAGTCAGATAAGTTGAAGTATCCGTGCGAATAATTTCTTTATCTCCTTTCAAAAAAGTAATTTTTCTTCCGTCATTATATAAAGGCTGCGAGTTAAAATAACTGCTTCCGTTGTTTTGTAACGTAAAAGAATCATCAAATCCGCGATTAACCGCCCACGCTGATGGTACTAAACCAACGTGCCATTTTCCTGAAACAATTGTACTGTATCCTGCCTGTTTGAGTGCTTGCCCAACCGTAATGCAATGATCGTTTAAATATCCCTGATAGGCTGGAAATCC is a window encoding:
- a CDS encoding arylsulfatase — its product is MIKKLFILALLVVTQFQLFAQKKQPNIIVILADDLGFSDIGAFGSEIKTPNLDKLAKNGLIIKQFYNAGRCCPSRASLLTGLYPHQAGVGDMVQDKGFPAYQGYLNDHCITVGQALKQAGYSTIVSGKWHVGLVPSAWAVNRGFDDSFTLQNNGSSYFNSQPLYNDGRKITFLKGDKEIIRTDTSTYLTQEITNFAISSLEKQRNQQKPFFLYVAYNAPHWPIQALPEDIAKYKGKYLEGWDKLRASRFKKLKELGIIDKNWDLSSRFEKVPDWEKLSIEEKDKWDTRMAIYAAMIDRMDAGIGEILQKVKSLGEEDNTIVLFLSDNGGSADDVKNWNYVTQKNGTPGSVESIDSYESPWGNVSNTPFQLFKKNTHEGGIASPFIAYYPKHIKAGTVSNRVSHVIDIFPTCLEYAGFQYPDSFQGKSLTPLEGISLKKEFEGQHSDAHETLFWEHEGSRAVRKGNWKAVAENNRPWELYNLATDRTETKNLAKSEPKLLESLIELHQQWSLKVGVEDWNKIK
- a CDS encoding arylsulfatase codes for the protein MKKFKNNITIKSQQKGLLITALLLVQLSFAQTKPEEFKGVIGKTLAESKEYWPEPVTAPKGAPNVVWIILDDVGYGASSAFGGQIETPVLERLANNGLRYTNFHTTAICAPTRSALLTGSNSHKVHVGGFSHTIMSAGFPGWDGRLPSKNGTIAEILRDKGYNTFGVGKYGITPDEEATDAGPFDHWPTGKGFEHFYGFLGSATDQYKPDLIEDQVHITPDGRHLSEQITDKAISYIQKQQKAAPGKPFFLYYSPAAVHAPHQVAQKWSDPYKGKFDDGWDAYREKTLANQKKLGVIPANAVLPERNSLIADWKKLTPDQKKVYSKFMEVYAGYLTYTDYEIGRLVNYLKESNQLENTVVFVLIGDNGASKEGTLQGAVDRQTYVNGDTEEKIFQNNLNRIGEIGTPQTYTNYPLGWAQATNTPFKYWKQDANSEGGTHNPLIVYYPKGIKTPGIRTQYSHVIDILPTTLDILGVKAPESIREVKQDTIQGYSFYNSLNDAKSVSAHKIQHYYIFGSRAIYNDGWKAAAAHHPNSIEVKEALNNKTNLPPNDFDKDVWELYNINEDFNERKDLAKKYPEKVAELKKLFDQQAKKNNLYPLIDWQDVYLRKIHKTPSTEGKSAQELLTKANK
- a CDS encoding arylsulfatase, translated to MKKFTINSRIKSPKNGLLITALLVAQLGFAQEKPEEFKGVIGKTLADSKEYWPEPVKAPQGAPNVIWILLDDVGFGASSAFGGLIQTPTFDQLANNGLRYTNFHTTAICAPTRAALLTGRNSGRVHESGFSHTILSAGFPGWDGRIPSDKGTIAEILRENGYNTFAVGKYGVTPDEDATDAGPFDRWPTGKGFDHFYGFLGSQTDQYNPDLVEDQVHITPDGRHLSELITDKAISYIQKQQKAAPGKPFFLYYAPGAAHAPHQVATKWSDPYRGKFDKGWDAYREEVIANQKKLGVIPANAVLPERNPLITDWKKLTPDQKKVYARFMEVYAGFLTYTDYEVGRVVNYLKETNQLENTVIFVAIGDNGASKEGTTEGTINQSLFSQGTSDDENLKKNLANIDEIGTAKGLNTNYPLGWAQATNVPFKNWKQDAQSEGGTHNPLIVFYPKGIKEKGGIRNQYSHVTDLLPTTLDIAGIKAPEYIKSVKQDIIQGSSLYASLNDAKAESLHKVQYYYIFGNRAIYKDGWKAGAAHLPDSFALKNTLGKNEKPAASNFDADVWELYNLNEDFNERNNLAKKYPEKLAELKKVFDEQAKENNVYPLIDWQDVYNRRIHNSGADKGKTLQDLVKQVTKGGNTENTGKSGSSN